One region of Clavibacter michiganensis subsp. tessellarius genomic DNA includes:
- the dhaM gene encoding dihydroxyacetone kinase phosphoryl donor subunit DhaM, whose translation MSVGLVLVSHSALIAHGLVDLARQMAPTVALVPAGGSGDGTLDDAGIGTSFDVVAEALADAEGGDGVVVLADLGSAYLTAETAVDLLDDDARARVVVVRAPLVEGAVAAAVAAETGGTLEEVAAAAASASTADAEEDADAGLAPDPRADGSEPAPAGGAGTVRGEAVLVNRDGLHARPAADFVTRASGYSSAITVNGQNAASLLGVMALGLTRGAHVVIEATGEDAEEAVTALVELIDSGFGEA comes from the coding sequence GTGAGCGTCGGGCTGGTCCTCGTCTCGCACAGCGCCCTGATCGCGCACGGCCTCGTCGACCTCGCGCGCCAGATGGCGCCGACCGTCGCGCTCGTCCCCGCGGGGGGATCCGGCGACGGCACGCTCGACGACGCCGGCATCGGCACGAGCTTCGACGTGGTCGCCGAGGCGCTCGCCGACGCGGAGGGCGGCGACGGGGTGGTCGTCCTGGCCGATCTCGGATCCGCCTACCTCACGGCCGAGACCGCCGTCGACCTGCTCGACGACGACGCCCGCGCCCGCGTCGTGGTCGTCCGCGCCCCGCTCGTGGAGGGCGCCGTCGCCGCGGCCGTGGCCGCCGAGACGGGCGGGACCCTGGAGGAGGTGGCCGCCGCCGCCGCGTCGGCCTCTACCGCCGACGCGGAGGAGGACGCCGACGCCGGGCTCGCCCCGGATCCGCGCGCCGACGGCTCGGAGCCCGCCCCCGCGGGAGGCGCCGGCACGGTGCGCGGCGAGGCCGTGCTCGTGAACCGCGACGGGCTGCACGCGCGTCCCGCGGCGGACTTCGTCACGCGCGCCTCGGGCTACTCGTCCGCGATCACCGTGAACGGGCAGAACGCCGCGTCGCTCCTGGGCGTCATGGCGCTCGGCCTCACGCGCGGCGCGCACGTCGTCATCGAGGCGACGGGGGAGGACGCCGAGGAGGCGGTCACCGCGCTCGTCGAGCTCATCGACTCCGGGTTCGGCGAGGCCTGA
- a CDS encoding YchJ family protein, translating to MTRLSPDAPWSTPDDDAWCPCTSGDAYGACCGPIHRGDVAAPTAERLMRSRFSAYARGDAAHLARSWHPSTRPAELELDPGIRWFRLTIVRTARGGPADATGVVEFEAAYRHDGERGTQREASRFARHGGSWVYVDAE from the coding sequence GTGACGCGACTCTCCCCCGACGCCCCGTGGTCCACGCCGGACGACGACGCGTGGTGCCCCTGCACGAGCGGCGACGCCTACGGCGCGTGCTGCGGCCCGATCCACCGCGGCGACGTCGCGGCGCCCACGGCCGAGCGGCTGATGCGCTCGCGCTTCTCCGCCTACGCGCGCGGGGACGCCGCGCACCTCGCGCGGAGCTGGCACCCGTCGACGCGCCCCGCCGAGCTGGAGCTCGATCCCGGGATCCGGTGGTTCCGCCTCACGATCGTGCGAACCGCCCGCGGCGGGCCGGCGGACGCCACGGGCGTGGTCGAGTTCGAGGCGGCCTACCGGCACGACGGCGAGCGCGGCACGCAGCGCGAGGCGAGCCGCTTCGCCCGACACGGCGGATCCTGGGTCTACGTCGACGCGGAGTGA
- the trpD gene encoding anthranilate phosphoribosyltransferase, protein MPSAPTWPALITTLIEGGHLSVAESTWAMRQVMRGEATPAQLGGLLVALRAAGETVDEIVGFRDAVLEEALPLDADPRALDIVGTGGDPYGAVLNISSAASVIAAAAGVPVIKHGNRGASSASGASDVLTALGVDLTITPGRVGEVLRETGITYAHAALFHPGFRHAAATRRELGISTLFNVLGPLCNPARPEASAVGVADLSRVPLMVGVFRTRGATALVYRGDDGIDKLTTTGHSHIWEVSRGAVTEHDLDPLELGIPRAPVEALLGEGIEENAAVIRRVLAGEPGPQRDVVLLNAAAGLEAFDLMGDPTRVQQPMARRLREKLLVAADAVDSGRAAAKLEEWAAATRA, encoded by the coding sequence ATGCCCTCCGCCCCGACCTGGCCCGCGCTCATCACCACCCTGATCGAGGGGGGCCACCTGTCGGTCGCGGAGTCCACCTGGGCCATGCGCCAGGTCATGCGGGGCGAGGCCACGCCCGCCCAGCTGGGCGGGCTCCTGGTGGCGCTCCGGGCGGCCGGCGAGACGGTGGACGAGATCGTCGGGTTCCGCGACGCCGTGCTCGAGGAGGCGCTGCCCCTCGACGCCGATCCCCGCGCGCTCGACATCGTGGGCACGGGAGGGGACCCTTACGGCGCGGTGCTCAACATCTCCTCGGCGGCGTCGGTGATCGCGGCCGCGGCGGGCGTCCCCGTCATCAAGCACGGCAACCGCGGGGCGAGCTCCGCCTCGGGCGCCTCCGACGTGCTGACCGCCCTCGGCGTCGACCTGACGATCACGCCCGGGCGCGTCGGCGAGGTCCTGCGCGAGACGGGCATCACGTACGCCCACGCGGCCCTCTTCCACCCGGGCTTCCGCCACGCGGCGGCCACGCGGCGCGAGCTCGGCATCTCGACGCTCTTCAACGTGCTGGGGCCGCTCTGCAACCCGGCGCGGCCCGAGGCGTCCGCCGTGGGCGTCGCCGACCTGTCCCGGGTCCCGCTCATGGTGGGCGTGTTCCGCACCCGCGGGGCGACGGCGCTCGTGTACCGGGGCGACGACGGCATCGACAAGCTCACGACCACCGGCCACAGCCACATCTGGGAGGTCAGCCGGGGCGCGGTCACCGAGCACGACCTCGACCCCCTGGAGCTCGGCATCCCGCGCGCGCCGGTGGAGGCCCTCCTCGGCGAGGGGATCGAGGAGAACGCCGCCGTCATCCGGCGGGTGCTGGCGGGCGAGCCGGGGCCGCAGCGCGACGTCGTCCTGCTCAACGCGGCGGCCGGGCTCGAGGCGTTCGACCTGATGGGGGATCCCACGCGCGTCCAGCAGCCCATGGCGCGTCGGCTGCGCGAGAAGCTCCTCGTCGCCGCCGACGCCGTGGACTCGGGCCGCGCCGCCGCGAAGCTCGAGGAGTGGGCGGCCGCGACCCGCGCCTGA
- a CDS encoding SOS response-associated peptidase produces MCGRFVVARATGDLVGDWAVDDVEDEGPPASWNVAPTTTVRMVADRRPRDDAAGPSRRVATVARWGIVPPWARSPQGPPLINARVETVTEKPTFRKAVLSRRAIVPADGYYEWQATADGKRPVYLHAEDERPLAFAAVYEHWRDPAVAEGEPEAWLRSLAIITSAASDALGRIHDRTPVIVPRDRLDDWLDAGTTAVEDVRHQLASLPEPHLVPRLVSTRVNSVRNDGPDLIAPVDDVPPDGGQPTLL; encoded by the coding sequence ATGTGCGGGAGATTCGTGGTGGCGCGCGCGACGGGCGATCTCGTCGGCGACTGGGCGGTCGACGACGTGGAGGACGAGGGTCCGCCGGCGTCGTGGAACGTGGCGCCCACGACGACGGTCCGCATGGTCGCCGACCGGCGTCCGCGCGACGACGCCGCCGGTCCGTCCCGACGCGTGGCCACGGTCGCTCGGTGGGGGATCGTCCCGCCGTGGGCGCGGTCGCCGCAGGGGCCGCCGCTGATCAACGCGCGCGTCGAGACCGTGACCGAGAAGCCGACCTTCCGGAAGGCCGTGCTGTCGCGTCGCGCGATCGTGCCGGCCGACGGGTACTACGAGTGGCAGGCGACGGCGGACGGCAAGCGTCCCGTCTACCTGCACGCCGAGGACGAGCGGCCCCTCGCGTTCGCCGCCGTGTACGAGCACTGGCGCGACCCCGCCGTCGCCGAGGGGGAGCCCGAGGCGTGGCTGCGGAGCCTCGCCATCATCACGTCGGCCGCGAGCGACGCGCTCGGGCGCATCCACGACCGGACGCCCGTGATCGTGCCGCGCGACCGGCTGGACGACTGGCTCGACGCCGGCACGACGGCGGTGGAGGACGTGCGGCACCAGCTCGCGTCGCTGCCCGAGCCGCACCTCGTGCCGCGGCTCGTCTCCACGCGGGTGAACAGCGTGCGGAACGACGGCCCGGACCTGATCGCGCCGGTGGACGACGTCCCCCCGGACGGCGGGCAGCCGACGCTCCTCTGA
- the glpK gene encoding glycerol kinase GlpK has translation MSEKYIVAIDQGTTSTRAIVFDHSGSIVSTGQLEHEQIFPRAGWVEHDPMEIWRNTREVIGQALSKADITRHDVEAVGITNQRETAVVWDRTTGKPVYNAIVWQDTRTQKIVDRLAADGGVERFKPTVGLPLATYFSGTKIVWILENVEGAREKAEAGELMFGTTDTWVLWNLTGGTDGGVHVTDVTNASRTLFMDLETLQWDDEILKAFDVPRSMLPEIKSSSEVYGRVESSSLLREVPIAGILGDQQAATFGQAAFDQGESKNTYGTGNFLIFNTGTDIIHSQNGLLTTLGYKLGDAEPHYALEGSIAVTGSLVQWMRDNLGLVSSAAEIETLAATVEDNGGVYFVPAFSGLFAPYWRSDARGALVGLTRYVNKGHIARAALEATAFQTREVLDAVNADSGVDLTELKVDGGMIANNLLMQFQADILGVPVVRPVVAETTALGAAYAAGLAVGFWKDLDDLRSNWQEDSRWTPDMDDAERERQLRLWKKAVTKTFDWVDDDVQ, from the coding sequence ATGAGCGAGAAGTACATCGTCGCCATCGACCAGGGCACCACCAGCACGCGTGCCATCGTCTTCGACCACAGCGGATCCATCGTGTCCACCGGCCAGCTCGAGCACGAGCAGATCTTCCCCCGCGCCGGCTGGGTCGAGCACGACCCGATGGAGATCTGGCGCAACACGCGCGAGGTCATCGGCCAGGCGCTGTCCAAGGCCGACATCACGCGCCACGACGTCGAGGCCGTGGGCATCACGAACCAGCGCGAGACCGCCGTCGTGTGGGACCGCACCACGGGCAAGCCCGTGTACAACGCCATCGTCTGGCAGGACACGCGCACCCAGAAGATCGTCGACCGCCTCGCGGCCGACGGCGGCGTCGAGCGCTTCAAGCCCACCGTCGGGCTGCCGCTCGCCACCTACTTCTCGGGCACCAAGATCGTGTGGATCCTCGAGAACGTCGAGGGCGCGCGCGAGAAGGCCGAGGCCGGCGAGCTGATGTTCGGCACGACCGACACCTGGGTCCTCTGGAACCTCACGGGCGGCACCGACGGCGGCGTCCACGTCACCGACGTGACGAACGCCTCGCGCACGCTCTTCATGGACCTCGAGACCCTCCAGTGGGACGACGAGATCCTGAAGGCGTTCGACGTGCCGCGCTCGATGCTCCCCGAGATCAAGAGCTCCTCCGAGGTCTACGGCCGGGTCGAGTCCTCGAGCCTCCTGCGCGAGGTGCCCATCGCGGGCATCCTGGGCGACCAGCAGGCCGCCACCTTCGGCCAGGCGGCGTTCGACCAGGGCGAGTCGAAGAACACGTACGGCACCGGCAACTTCCTGATCTTCAACACCGGCACCGACATCATCCACTCGCAGAACGGCCTCCTCACGACGCTCGGCTACAAGCTGGGCGACGCGGAGCCGCACTACGCGCTCGAGGGCTCCATCGCCGTCACGGGCTCGCTCGTGCAGTGGATGCGCGACAACCTCGGCCTCGTGTCGAGCGCCGCGGAGATCGAGACCCTCGCCGCCACGGTCGAGGACAACGGCGGCGTGTACTTCGTCCCCGCCTTCTCCGGCCTCTTCGCGCCGTACTGGCGCTCGGATGCGCGGGGCGCGCTCGTCGGCCTCACGCGCTACGTCAACAAGGGCCACATCGCCCGGGCGGCGCTGGAGGCCACGGCCTTCCAGACGCGCGAGGTGCTCGACGCCGTCAACGCCGACTCCGGCGTCGACCTCACCGAGCTCAAGGTCGACGGCGGCATGATCGCCAACAACCTGCTCATGCAGTTCCAGGCCGACATCCTCGGCGTCCCCGTCGTCCGCCCCGTCGTCGCGGAGACCACCGCGCTCGGCGCCGCGTACGCCGCCGGCCTCGCCGTCGGGTTCTGGAAGGACCTGGACGACCTGCGCAGCAACTGGCAGGAGGACAGCCGGTGGACGCCCGACATGGACGACGCCGAGCGCGAGCGCCAGCTGCGCCTCTGGAAGAAGGCCGTCACGAAGACCTTCGACTGGGTCGACGACGACGTGCAGTAG
- the dhaL gene encoding dihydroxyacetone kinase subunit DhaL, translated as MALGTDWAVAWTTEAARVIAASRGDLIALDREIGDGDHGENLDRGFSAVGAKLDALAADATPADALKAVATTLISTVGGASGPLLGTAYLKASAAVAGRVDLDGPALADLLEAAVGGIVLRGKAERGDKTMVDAWGPAAEAARQAADAGAEPADVLAAAADAAERGAEATEPLVARKGRASYLGERAIGHRDPGAQSSALILRAAASTARDAEGAAS; from the coding sequence ATGGCACTAGGGACCGACTGGGCCGTGGCCTGGACCACGGAGGCGGCGCGCGTCATCGCCGCGAGCCGGGGCGACCTCATCGCCCTCGACCGCGAGATCGGCGACGGCGACCACGGCGAGAACCTCGACCGCGGATTCAGCGCCGTCGGCGCGAAGCTCGACGCGCTCGCCGCCGACGCGACGCCGGCCGACGCGCTGAAGGCCGTCGCTACCACGCTCATCTCCACCGTGGGCGGCGCGTCCGGCCCGCTCCTCGGCACCGCGTACCTCAAAGCCTCCGCCGCCGTCGCCGGCCGCGTCGACCTCGACGGACCCGCGCTGGCGGACCTCCTCGAGGCGGCGGTCGGCGGCATCGTGCTCCGCGGCAAGGCCGAGCGGGGCGACAAGACCATGGTGGATGCCTGGGGGCCTGCCGCCGAGGCGGCCCGACAGGCCGCCGACGCCGGGGCGGAGCCGGCCGACGTGCTCGCGGCCGCCGCCGATGCCGCCGAGCGCGGCGCCGAGGCGACCGAGCCGCTCGTCGCGCGCAAGGGCCGCGCCTCCTACCTGGGCGAGCGCGCGATCGGGCACCGCGATCCCGGCGCCCAGTCGTCCGCGCTGATCCTCCGCGCGGCGGCCTCGACCGCCCGCGACGCCGAGGGGGCCGCGTCGTGA
- the dhaK gene encoding dihydroxyacetone kinase subunit DhaK, whose translation MKKLINDPRTVAEEAVAGFAAAHADLVTLSPDPQYVRRAEPTRPGRVALVSGGGSGHEPLHAGFVGHGMLDAAVPGPVFTSPTPDPVVAATLAVDAGAGVLHIVKNYTGDVLNFETAAELAEAEGVRVRTVVVDDDVAVTDSLYTAGRRGVAGTVLVERIAGAAAERGDDLDAVAGVAERVIAGVRSMGVAIRACTVPHAGEPSFALEDDEMEIGIGIHGEPGRVKLPLEPVDAIVDRLLDPVLEDLGAPAGSRVLLLVNGMGATPLSELYIAYARAAAVLEEAGLTVARSLVGDYVTALDMEGLSLTVLLLDDELTELWDSPVQTAALRWGR comes from the coding sequence GTGAAGAAGCTGATCAACGACCCGAGGACCGTCGCCGAGGAGGCCGTCGCGGGGTTCGCCGCGGCGCACGCCGACCTCGTGACGCTGTCCCCGGACCCGCAGTACGTCCGACGCGCGGAGCCCACCCGGCCCGGACGCGTCGCGCTCGTCAGCGGAGGCGGCAGCGGGCACGAGCCCCTGCACGCGGGCTTCGTCGGCCACGGGATGCTGGACGCCGCGGTGCCCGGGCCGGTGTTCACCAGCCCCACTCCGGATCCCGTCGTCGCGGCCACGCTCGCCGTGGACGCCGGCGCCGGCGTCCTCCACATCGTGAAGAACTACACGGGCGACGTCCTGAACTTCGAGACGGCGGCCGAGCTGGCGGAGGCGGAGGGCGTGCGCGTGCGGACGGTCGTCGTCGACGACGACGTCGCGGTGACCGACTCGCTCTACACGGCCGGCCGACGCGGCGTCGCGGGGACGGTGCTGGTGGAGCGGATCGCCGGGGCCGCGGCCGAGCGCGGCGACGACCTCGACGCCGTCGCAGGCGTGGCCGAGCGGGTGATCGCGGGTGTGCGCAGCATGGGCGTCGCGATCCGCGCCTGCACGGTGCCGCACGCGGGGGAGCCGAGCTTCGCGCTCGAGGACGACGAGATGGAGATCGGCATCGGCATCCACGGCGAGCCCGGCCGGGTGAAGCTGCCGCTGGAGCCCGTGGACGCCATCGTCGACCGGCTGCTCGACCCCGTCCTCGAGGACCTGGGGGCGCCGGCCGGGAGCCGCGTGCTCCTGCTGGTGAACGGGATGGGGGCGACGCCGCTGTCGGAGCTCTACATCGCCTACGCCCGCGCGGCCGCGGTGCTCGAGGAGGCCGGCCTGACCGTCGCCCGGAGCCTCGTGGGAGACTACGTCACGGCCCTCGACATGGAGGGCCTGTCCCTCACGGTGCTGCTGCTCGACGACGAGCTCACCGAGCTGTGGGACTCACCCGTGCAGACCGCCGCCCTGCGGTGGGGGAGGTAG
- a CDS encoding MIP/aquaporin family protein, translating into MMRQRSYPRLDERSEHHAVDLGVIFLSETVGTALLVLLGCGVVANVALIKSKGLAGGTLMVNFGWGLAVFAGVTVSYASGAHLNPAVTLGLLAAGKIEDVASVPVYILAQMVGAIIGAVFCWLAYKQHFDEEPDAATKLGVFSTGPSIRNYAWNLVTEIIGTFVLVIVILGFSLANNPDADAATPAGLSALGAIPVALLVVGIGASLGGPTGYAINPARDLGPRIAHAILPIKGKGSSDWSYAWVPVVGPAVGGLLAGLASYALLPIL; encoded by the coding sequence ATGATGCGGCAGAGGTCGTACCCGCGCCTCGACGAACGATCGGAGCACCACGCAGTGGATCTTGGAGTCATATTCCTGTCGGAGACGGTGGGCACCGCCCTCCTCGTCCTCCTCGGATGCGGAGTCGTGGCGAACGTCGCGCTCATCAAGTCGAAGGGCCTCGCCGGCGGCACCCTGATGGTCAACTTCGGCTGGGGCCTCGCGGTCTTCGCCGGCGTCACCGTCTCCTACGCGTCCGGCGCGCACCTCAACCCGGCCGTGACGCTGGGCCTCCTCGCCGCCGGCAAGATCGAGGACGTCGCGAGCGTCCCCGTCTACATCCTCGCCCAGATGGTCGGCGCGATCATCGGCGCCGTCTTCTGCTGGCTCGCCTACAAGCAGCACTTCGACGAGGAGCCCGACGCGGCCACCAAGCTCGGCGTGTTCTCGACCGGCCCGTCCATCCGCAACTACGCGTGGAACCTCGTCACCGAGATCATCGGCACCTTCGTGCTCGTCATCGTGATCCTCGGCTTCAGCCTCGCGAACAACCCCGACGCCGACGCCGCCACCCCGGCCGGCCTCTCGGCCCTCGGCGCGATCCCCGTCGCCCTCCTCGTGGTCGGCATCGGCGCGTCCCTCGGCGGGCCGACCGGCTACGCCATCAACCCGGCGCGCGACCTCGGCCCCCGCATCGCGCACGCGATCCTCCCCATCAAGGGCAAGGGCTCGAGCGACTGGTCCTACGCCTGGGTCCCCGTCGTGGGCCCGGCCGTCGGCGGCCTGCTCGCCGGCCTCGCGTCCTACGCGCTGCTCCCCATCCTCTAG